In Gadus chalcogrammus isolate NIFS_2021 chromosome 13, NIFS_Gcha_1.0, whole genome shotgun sequence, a single genomic region encodes these proteins:
- the pparg gene encoding peroxisome proliferator-activated receptor gamma isoform X2: protein MEEATSSITLNIECRVCGDKASGFHYGVHACEGCKGFFRRTIRLKLVYDHCNLRCRIHKKSRNKCQYCRFQKCLMVGMSHNAIRFGRMPQAEKEKLLAEFSSDLDHVHPEAADLRALSRLLYDSYVKHFPLTKAKARAILSGKTGDSSPFIIHDMKSLMDGEQLINCKQIPGRDQHPSPAVLADNYGVVAGHPAPGYGGLGGLSQGPIGLSHQGRTEGLELRFFYSCQSRSAEAVREVTEFAKSIPGFVDLDLNDQVTLLKYGVIEVLTLRMAPLMNKDGTLMSYGQIFMTREFLKSLRKPFCQMLEPKFEFSVKFNTLELDDSDLALFLAVVILSGDRPGLLNVRPIELLQETVLHSLELHLKVNHPDSMQLFAKLLQKMTDLRQIVTDHVHLIQLLDKTEVDMCLHPLLQEILKDLY, encoded by the exons GGTTTCTTCAGAAGAACGATTCGGTTAAAGCTTGTTTACGATCACTGTAACCTTCGGTGTCGCATTCACAAAAAGTCCCGCAACAAGTGCCAATACTGCCGCTTCCAGAAGTGCCTCATGGTCGGCATGTCCCACAACG CCATCCGCTTCGGCCGCATGCCCCAGGCAGAGAAGGAGAAGCTGCTGGCCGAGTTCTCCTCGGACCTGGACCACGTGCATCCAGAGGCGGCCGACCTGCGTGCGCTGTCCCGCCTCCTCTACGACTCCTACGTCAAGCACTTCCCCCTCACCAAGGCCAAGGCCCGGGCCATCCTGTCTGGGAAGACCGGGGACAGCTCG CCGTTTATTATCCACGACATGAAGTCTCTGATGGATGGAGAACAGTTGATCAACTGCAAACAGATTCCCGGAAGAGACCAGCATCCGTCCCCAGCTGTCCTGGCTGACAACTATG GGGTCGTGGCGGGCCACCCGGCGCCAGGGtacggggggctggggggtctgTCCCAGGGGCCCATCGGGCTCAGTCACCAGGGGCGGACGGAGGGCCTGGAGTTGCGCTTCTTCTACTCCTGCCAGTCCCGCTCTGCCGAGGCCGTGAGGGAGGTTACGGAGTTCGCCAAGAGCATCCCCGGCTTTGTAGATCTGGATCTCAACGACCAG GTGACGTTGCTGAAGTACGGCGTGATAGAGGTGCTGACCCTCAGGATGGCTCCCCTGATGAACAAGGACGGCACGCTGATGTCCTACGGCCAGATCTTCATGACGCGGGAGTTCCTCAAGAGCCTACGCAAGCCCTTCTGCCAGATGCTGGAGCCCAAGTTTGAGTTCTCCGTCAAGTTCAACACCCTGGAGCTGGACGACAGCGACCTGGCTCTGTTCCTGGCCGTCGTCATCCTCAGCGGCG ACCGGCCGGGCCTGCTGAACGTGCGGCCCATCGAGCTTCTCCAGGAGACGGTGCTCCACTCCCTGGAGCTCCACCTGAAGGTCAACCACCCAGACTCCATGCAGCTGTTCGCCAAGCTGCTGCAGAAGATGACGGACCTGCGGCAGATCGTGACCGACCACGTGCACCTCATCCAGCTGCTGGACAAGACCGAGGTGGACATGTGCTTACACCCGCTGCTGCAGGAGATCCTGAAGGACTTGTATTAG